The DNA sequence CTTATAAGGGCAGCGAGTAAGTTCAATGAGGCTCCCGCGCAAAGGGCAAATTGAGGCGCAGAGTCGGCGGGAAGCAGGTTAAAGAGCAATGTCATGATGACAGCACCAGCCGTTTGCCCGAGTAGGCGAGCGGTACCCTGCATGCCCCCAGCCGCACCACTCCGACTCTTTGGCGCCGCGAGGAACATGTTGCGGTTGTTGGCCACGTTGAAGAGGCTGAACCCGACACCGCAGAGCATGGTCAGTGGCACAAGGATGATGAGATTTTCCCGCAGAGGCCAAAGTGCAGCCCCTGTTAATCCTGTGGCAAGACAAACTCCACCCACGGAGCAGAGCCAGGCAGTCGAACATCGGTTTGCTAGGCGGCTCGCTAGCGGAGCGAACAGGGCGACTGTTAAAGGCCAGGGAATCATATAGAGGCCTGTCTCCAGCACCCCTTGTCCGAGGCCGTGCTGCAGGTAGAAGGGCAGCGCTACCAAGCCTGCAGTTAGCCCGGCAAAGGAAAGCACGGATGCAATAACCGAAATACGGAATGAATTGGAACTGAGTAGATCTAGCGGAATCAGTGGTGCTTCCTTCTGCCGTTCACGCTTTACCAATAGCCCCAGCTGAGTAGCAGAAATAGTCAGTAATGCTACAGCCAGCACAGGGTGTTCCGTGATGACGCCAGCGGCTATGACCAGTGATGCAAATGTTCCGGCATTCAATGCCATGCTCAACAGATCGGCTTTACGCGCGGTACCGTCCACTACCGGTAATGCGCCAGCCGCTAGCATTACCCAGAGCCCGAAAGGGAGCAGAACAGCAAACAGCCATGGCCAGGCGACCACGCCGAGAATCGCTGCTCCCAAGGCAGGCCCTGCTGCTGATGACAAAGCAACAACAAGTGCATTCCAGCCTATCGCCGCGCCTAACTGATGGCTCGGTACAACTTGGCGCAACAGTGCAATGGCGAGAGCCATAATTGCCGCACCTCCCAGCCCCTGGAGCAACCGCGCAGCAATCAGCCAGGAGAGCGTCGGGGCCAGAGCGCACATCAGCGTACCAGCCAGAAAAATCGCAATGCCCCAGCGAAATACCTTGCGGTAACCAAGACTTTCTCCCAGTGCCGCACAGGGCAGCAACGTGGTCAAAAGGGCCGCCTGGTTAGTGGTGATGATCCAGATTGATAACGCTGGAGGCACTTGCAGCGATTGGGCAATCGTTGGCAGAGCCGTATTAGTTATTGCGGTGTTGAGTACCACGAGTGCCAGAGCTGCCAGCACTGAGGCGATGGCAGCGAGGTGCCGCGGTGCGGGTCGCAGTAGGCGCGCATCCAAAGCATGCTCCGTTGCGGCAGCATGCTCAGGTTGTGGGGCGCGGACGCCGGTTTCGGGAGCAGGATCGCGTTTCATGACTTCAGCCATCCGGGGATACACTGGATAGCCGGGACCCAATCACCATCCTGCTTGACGTACCTTGTTAGCTTGCCGGCCTCTTGGTCTTCCTTCTTCAAGTCTCGCTCGGTGAAGCGAAAGAGCAACGCGGGTCCGCTGATGCACTGCGTATCGTGGATATCGCCAGGCAAGAAGACCAGAGTTTGACCGGCGCTCACCGTTGTGGATCCGCGCTTCACCAGTTTCACCTTGCCATCCGAGTCCTGAACCTTGGCATAGGTGCCCATTTCTATTTCACCCTGCTGCACTGCGTAAATGACCCAGCTCCGACCGTGATCATGAGGCGGCCGGTAGAGCCCTTCAGGCTCGGTATGTGCCAACAGTACAAATCCGTTGTCCGGATCTCGGTGCATCTCTTGTTGAGCCGGTGCTTGCTGGTGCAGTTCAGCCAGCCAGGGCTCGGTGGCAGGTGTCTTCAGGAGCTCATCCAACTGCTGCTGGCAGCCGGCGACCACTGCAGAACTTAGCGGTGCCCAGATTGATTGGACACGCTCAACAAATCTGTTCAACGAGCTCATAGATTCTCTCCTCATTCAGTTCGGTACGGTTGTGCCGATGGAGAGAACTGTATTCAGCGTATACGTATGGCGGAAGGCGCAATAATTGCACTTTATAGTTGCGCCGGACGCTATATGTCAGCGGATTGGGCTAAGATGAGGCTATGTCAAATCCAGACCTCAATCTGCTCATTACCCTCGACGCAGTTCTTGCTGAAGGCAGTGTCACGCGTGCCGCCAAACGCCTACGCCTCAGCCCCTCAGCCATGAGCCGGGCACTTGCGCGGCTTAGAGAAACCACTGGAGATCCGCTTTTAGTCAGGGCGGGACGAGAGCTCGTGCCAACTCCCAGGGCGATCGAGCTGCGTGAGCATGTCGCTCAGCTTGTGCGTGATGCACAGGAAGCTTTGCGGCCAGCGGAGCTCCTTGACCTCGAAACACTGGAGCGGACCTTCGCAGTCAGGACCAGTGAGGGGTTTGCTGAGAATTTTGGTCCGGCACTTATCGCACATGTTGCGCAAAAGGCACCAGGAGTAAGACTGTTCTTTATGCAGAAGCCGGACAAAGACAGTAAACCATTACGCGATGGAATCGTGGATCTAGAAACCGGCGTCATAGATCTGGCCTCTGCCCCCGAGCTCAGAGGCCAGGCTTTGTTCAGGGACAATTACATTGGCGTGGTACGCGACACGCATCCACTGAGCCGCGGCACAATCACTTCGGAAAAGTATGCGGCTGGCATGCATATCTCCGTATCACGAGAAGGGTTGGAAAAAGGTCCCTTGGATGACGCGCTGCTGTTGCTCGGGCTGCAACGAAGAGTAGTAACGATAGTCGGTGGCTTTTCGACCGCGTTAGGATTGGCTCGGGGCTCAGACCTCATCGCAACCGTGCCAGAGCGCCATACCGCGAGTTTGCGCGACGGTATGTATAGCTTCCCGCTTCCATTCCATATGCCGGAGTTCACCGTTTCATTGCTTTGGCATCCACGATTCAGTGCAGATCCCGCTCATCGATGGCTTAGAGATCTGATCCTGCACGTTTGCAAGAAAGGTGAATAGGTTCGGTGCTCTGTGAACCTCTACATATTTAGTGATGTTTGCTCAACTTGCCGGTAATCAGTCCGCTTTTGGCCGATTGCTGTCCTCCACGAAGGGCAGCTATGGGTCGGAAGCTGCTGGTCACGAATGACCGCTATCGACCCATAACTGCCCATCTGATTGGAAAGACCGATCTTGTTGGGGCGACAGGCCCTTGGTACGTTTGCGACCCTCTACTGATGGAAACCTGCATGGAAACCGATTCGTCATTGCAGATCGAACGCGCAGCTTATGAGGAGTTCGTCCGGCTTTGGAGACAAGGGCACTTCGAGCATCAGCGACTGGGCCAAGCGTTTTACAACCACTTCAATCTGCACAAAATCGCCGGTCAGGCTGCATTGCGTGACCTTTACGAAGCAGGCGGTGAGAAAGCGTCAGGCTTGATTTTGAGGCTTTTCCGCCTGCACTGAATGGCAGCTTTCGACCCAAAGCGGACGTTCATCGTGAAATTTTCAGCGC is a window from the Pseudomonas anuradhapurensis genome containing:
- a CDS encoding MFS transporter — protein: MKRDPAPETGVRAPQPEHAAATEHALDARLLRPAPRHLAAIASVLAALALVVLNTAITNTALPTIAQSLQVPPALSIWIITTNQAALLTTLLPCAALGESLGYRKVFRWGIAIFLAGTLMCALAPTLSWLIAARLLQGLGGAAIMALAIALLRQVVPSHQLGAAIGWNALVVALSSAAGPALGAAILGVVAWPWLFAVLLPFGLWVMLAAGALPVVDGTARKADLLSMALNAGTFASLVIAAGVITEHPVLAVALLTISATQLGLLVKRERQKEAPLIPLDLLSSNSFRISVIASVLSFAGLTAGLVALPFYLQHGLGQGVLETGLYMIPWPLTVALFAPLASRLANRCSTAWLCSVGGVCLATGLTGAALWPLRENLIILVPLTMLCGVGFSLFNVANNRNMFLAAPKSRSGAAGGMQGTARLLGQTAGAVIMTLLFNLLPADSAPQFALCAGASLNLLAALISTLQGMPKASVSN
- a CDS encoding LysR family transcriptional regulator; this encodes MSNPDLNLLITLDAVLAEGSVTRAAKRLRLSPSAMSRALARLRETTGDPLLVRAGRELVPTPRAIELREHVAQLVRDAQEALRPAELLDLETLERTFAVRTSEGFAENFGPALIAHVAQKAPGVRLFFMQKPDKDSKPLRDGIVDLETGVIDLASAPELRGQALFRDNYIGVVRDTHPLSRGTITSEKYAAGMHISVSREGLEKGPLDDALLLLGLQRRVVTIVGGFSTALGLARGSDLIATVPERHTASLRDGMYSFPLPFHMPEFTVSLLWHPRFSADPAHRWLRDLILHVCKKGE